ggtgggggggtttgagaggggggggggggggatttttttttgttgcccTTCGTTGTTTTTGAGGCTTTTGGGGGGGGGTattttctcagctgtgttttttttccttcctaacgTTTGTCCGTGttgaaaaaggaacaaaaaaaggtTCGGAGGCGAgaggtgaaaagaaaaagggattttggaagaggagcTGAGAAGGGACGCGGAGGGGGAGCGGCAAAAAAGAGCGTTTGGAACggtaaaaaagaacaaaaagtgggaaaaaaacgCCCCCAAAAAACCGACAACAACAAAAGGCGCCGTTTTGCTGTCGGACGGAAATGGgtgaaaaaatgtaaagaaaaagaaaaaaaaatgttaaaaaaaagaaaaaaaaaaaaacaaaaaaaaaaaacaaagttttataTAAAGGTCCCGAAGTGattaaaaaggaattaatgAAAAGTGGTtaattggaaaggaaaaggggggggggggggggggaagggggggaatgGTCCTGGGTGTAAAAAAAGGGttggaaaagagggaaaatgggtaaaaagaggcagaaatggaggagggaaggaatggAGTTCGAtgataggaggaaaaaaaaaaaaacaccttttttgggggggggaaaaaaggtgaaaaaggggaaaaaaaaaaaaaaaaccctaaaaatacaaaaaaaaaaaaaaaaggaagaaaaatgtgaaaaaatgcataaaaaagggttttattttttctgctccCCCCGTCGGTCTGTAACCGTCATGGAATAAATGccgctgctttttttttttaagaagaaaaaaaaaaaggaaaaaaaaaaaggaaaaaaaaaaaccaatactaataattaataataatgatcattaataataattaataattgatatatacatatatatgacGGAGGGGTGGTGGCAGCGGGGGGGGCTcaggtggggggtgggggggatggagTGTGGAGAGGTGCAGAAGCCAAAGGAGTGGCACCCATAGGTGGGCATTGGGATCCATGGATGTGGGCCCCGTTGATGTCCATAGGGCGGAATCTGCAGGTATGGAACCCATAGGTGTGCATTGGGGTCAGATCTATGGGTGTGGGACCCGTAAGCGTCCGTAGGAATGGGATCTGTGGGTGTGGGACCCATAAGTGTGCACTGGGATGGATCTATGGGTACAGAACTCCTAAGTGTCCATTGGGATCCATGGTTATGGGACCCGTAAGTGTCCATTGGGATCACGTGTATGGGTATGGGACCTGTAAGGGTCCGTAGGGATGCGATCTATGGATATGGGACACCCATAAGTGTCCATTGGGATCCATGGATATGGGACCCATTAATGTCCATAGGGACGGAATCTGTAGGAATGGGACCCGTAAGTGTCCATTGGGATCAGATCTATGGGTGTGGGACCCGTAAGTGTGCACTGGgatggatctgtggggctgtgcagtcTGTGCTCCTTTTGGGGTGGTTCCCCGGTGCTCCGTGGTGTCCCCCTTCTGTGGGGCACCGCTGTGCTCACTCATATCCCCACAACAACGCCCCCATATCCTGCAgtcccacatcccatatccccataacatccctatatccccataatgcccacatccccatatcccatatccccataACATCCCTATATCCCCATAACATCCCTATATCCCCATAATCCCCACATCTTcatatcccatatccccataACATCCCTATATCCCCATAATCCCCACATCTCCATATCCCATATCCGTCCCCATAACACCCCATTCATTCCCCACATCTCCatacccccatgtccccatagcATCCCGATTACGTCCCCATAACACCCCCATATGCCCacgtccccaatgtccccatgtccccataacATCCCCATATCACCCCTACGACCCCATATCGTCCCCATATCCCAcgaccccataatgcccccatATCGTCCCCATATCCCCGCGACCgcttcccctcccccaccaTCGCCACGTGactttccccccccccgcctcccctcccttctcccccgCGCTCTCATTGGTCCCCCACTCTCGCTGCTCCGCCCCCTCCACCTCTGCTCTCTCATTGGTCCGCCCCTCTATGCCCCGCCCCCTCGTGCTCTCATTGGCCCGCCCTTCCTGCTGCTccgccccctcctcccccgcGCTCGGCGCGGACCAATCAgcgcgaggaggaggaggggccAGAAGCGGCAGAGCGGCGGAAGCGGCGGGAGAAGGTccgggggggcggagggggtcGCGATAGCGCTGAgacagcggggggggggggaggggggcacgaGGGGTGCCAGGGTCACGTGGGCGGGAGCGGTGCGACGACAGTGTCACGTGGGCGGGGACATTGGGGTGACGGTGCCTCGACGGGGGGGACGACACTGTACGGACAGTGCcattatggggtggggacattggggtggCGGTGCCTCGACGGGGAGGGGACGCACAGTGCCACTTACGGGGTGCGCTCAGTGCCACCATCGGGGcgtcccccccccacccctcccacccccattcACCCCCCCAGTTGCCAAAGCCCACCGctctcccccttctcccccctccaGGTGCCACCCATCGCCACCAGTgaccccagagcccccccagtgcccccccagacccctccattgcccccccagagcccccccagtGTCTCCCCATCACCACCTGTGCGCCCCAAacctccccagtgcccccccagacTCCTCCAGTGCCCCCCCGATCACCACcagtgaccccaaacccccccattgTTCCCCCATCGCCACCAGTGAGTGACCCCAgagccccccattgcccccccagacctccccattgcccccccagtgccccccaatCACCACCAGCGACCACAgagcccccccagaccccccccccttGGCCCACCATCGCCACCACTGAGCCCAGAcccccccggtgcccccccagacccccgCAGCGATGCTGCAGTCCCTATGCTGGGCTCTGTTGGCCCCCACGCGGGCGCTGCTGTCGGTGCGGCGTTCGGTGACGCGGttggcggtggcggcggcggcggtggcggcgggggCGGCCTATGGGCTGTGGGGgctttgggtgctgctgagcagcggTCCCCGGGGGGCGCTGAGCCGTAAGGTGAGGGCCGAACCCCCCCCCGGGTTGGAGGACGGAACCTACGGGCAGCACGGATGGCTGAGGCTGAAGgtgggggggctttggggggggagaaggggggtcttggggggggaggaggagttctggtgggggggggttgaggTACTCTGGGGAGTCCTAAGGGGGTCCTGGAGGGGTTTAGGGGGCGCTTAGGGGTGGTCTTGGGGGTCCTGGGTGGGATTAGGGGGGTCTggagggggtcctgggggagattgggggctggggggtccCAGAGGGGTGTCGGAGGGGTGGGAGGagttctgggggggggggtggggggggttgagGTACTTTGGGGGGTCCTAAGGGGGTCCTGGAGGGCTTATGGGTGGTTTGGAGGGGGGTCCTAAGGGGGTCCTGGGTGTCCtttgggggggtgtggggggggcaGACTGCGGGCTTTGGGGTGGTCCTGTGATCCTGGACGGGTTTTGGTTTTCCTGAGAGGGGTCTTCGGGGTCAGAATTTGGGAGGGGGGTCCCCATGAAcccctttcccccccaccccccagagcTCAGGGCTGCGCCTCCATTACGTCGCCCGCGGTCCCCCCGgcgccccactgctgctgctgctgcacggcTTCCCCCAGAACTGGTGGGTCTCAGCCACGTGGGCTCCTTTtaggggggggtgaggggggggtgACCCCCATTgggtgaccccaaaccccccccccccccataggtTCTGTTGGCGTCACCAACTGCTGGAGTTGGGCCGTCGGTTCCGGGTGGTTGCGTTGGACCTCCCCGGTTATGGGGCGTCCGAAAAGCCCCCAGGAAAGGAGAATTACAGCCCTGAAATCGTCCTGGGGGACCTCCGAGAGGCCGTGGGGGTGCTTGGGGGGCAGAACGGGACCCATAAGTGCGTCTTGG
This DNA window, taken from Gallus gallus isolate bGalGal1 chromosome 30, bGalGal1.mat.broiler.GRCg7b, whole genome shotgun sequence, encodes the following:
- the LOC107049411 gene encoding LOW QUALITY PROTEIN: epoxide hydrolase 3-like isoform X1 (The sequence of the model RefSeq protein was modified relative to this genomic sequence to represent the inferred CDS: deleted 1 base in 1 codon), with the protein product MLQSLCWALLAPTRALLSVRRSVTRLAVAAAAVAAGAAYGLWGLWVLLSSGPRGALSRKVRAEPPPGLEDGTYGQHGWLRLKSSGLRLHYVARGPPGAPLLLLLHGFPQNWFCWRHQLLELGRRFRVVALDLPGYGASEKPPGKENYSPEIVLGDLREAVGVLGGQNGTHKCVLVGHDWGGVLAWELAAAHPEVVAKLVVMDAPHRAAMMGFSAHRPTQLLRSSYIFLFQLPWLPELLLSLADFQFLRTLLMGPRLGIQNPSRRMTDPEFEAYLYGLSQPGGLSPPIHYYRNLFG